The Lepidochelys kempii isolate rLepKem1 chromosome 2, rLepKem1.hap2, whole genome shotgun sequence genomic interval GCTAGAAAGGATCAATGTTTACTACAATGAAGCTGCTGGTAATTATACACCACTTATTTCTTCAGACCTTCATAATTTTACTAAGTAAGCCAAAATAAGTCAGGTGTATAGATGTACAGTTCATTATAGTTGGGACAGCTACCGTAAAGGAATTTGCTATTGACCCTTTGTTAAAGGACACTGAGTCTTTCCAAGATGGCTCTACTTAATACTCTTTCCCTTCTGTCACTGCAGCAGTCTTTCCAGTGAGCTGTGTTGAGCCTGCTCAGAGCAAAGCAGCCTGCTGACTGCAAGTCAGTTATACTGGTTTTTGTTCCTTTTACAGGTAACAAGTATGTACCCCGTGCAATCCTTGTTGATTTGGAGCCTGGTACAATGGACTCTGTCAGATCTGGACCATTTGGCCAAATCTTCAGACCTGACAACTTTGTCTTTGGTATGTAACATTATGTATAGCTGCAGCTGCAGTAGTCTTTGGCTCCTGTgttgagacaggtttcagagtaacagccgtgttagtctgtattcgcaaaaagaaaaggagtacttgtggcaccttagagactaaccaatttatttgagcgtgagctacacgaaagctcatgctcaaataaattggttagtctctaaggtgccacaagtactccttttctttttgtgttgagACAATGAATTTGAAACATCCCTGTAGAGCTGCTTATATTAACGCCTCTTACTGCATACATTCAGTGTGCCCTCTGTTTTTGGGTTGTTTGCATGAAACTTAAATGGAATAATTTAGCTTTTAACTTGTGGACTTGTAAAGTCCAAACATAAATGGAATCACAGTATACACAATAGTCCATTAATTGTAGTAAATTGATATAGCTTGGTAAAACTATTCCCCTTTGTCCATAAATTAAGATTTAATAGCGTTTGTGCCTTGTACACCATATCCTAAACAGAGTATGTGAAACTAAACTGGTGACTAAATCAGCATATTCCATTCCGCCTTCCAGGTCAGAGTGGTGCTGGAAACAACTGGGCAAAAGGCCACTACACAGAGGGAGCTGAGCTAGTGGACTCTGTCCTGGATGTGGTAAGGAAGGAATCGGAAAGCTGTGACTGTCTACAGGGTTTCCAGCTGACCCATTCTCTAGGTGGTGGCACGGGGTCTGGGATGGGAACTCTCCTCATTAGCAAAATTAGGGAGGAGTACCCGGACCGTATCATGAACACCTTCAGTGTAATGCCATCTCCGAAAGTGTCAGACACTGTGGTTGAACCCTACAATGCCACCCTTTCTGTCCACCAGTTGGTGGAAAATACGGATGAAACCTACTGTATTGACAATGAAGCCTTGTATGACATTTGCTTCCGCACGCTGAAACTCACAACCCCTACCTATGGGGACCTCAACCACCTGGTCTCCATCACTATGAGCGGCGTGACGACCTGCCTCCGGTTTCCCGGACAGCTGAATGCTGATCTCCGCAAGCTGGCAGTCAATATGGTGCCTTTCCCCCGTCTGCACTTCTTCATGCCAGGGTTTGCCCCGCTAACTAGCCGTGGCAGCCAGCAGTACCGGGCTCTGACGGTGCCAGAGCTAACGCAGCAGATGTTTGATTCTAAAAACATGATGGCAGCCTGTGATCCCCGCCATGGCCGCTACCTGACTGTGGCAGCAATATTCCGTGGCCGAATGTCCATGAAGGAGGTGGATGAGCAGATGCTCAATGTCCAGAACAAAAACAGCAGCTACTTTGTTGAATGGATCCCCAATAACGTCAAGACGGCTGTCTGTGACATTCCCCCCCGCGGCCTCAAAATGTCTGCCACTTTCATTGGGAACAGCACAGCCATTCAGGAGCTGTTCAAGAGAATCTCTGAGCAGTTCACGGCCATGTTCCGGCGTAAGGCTTTCTTGCACTGGTACACTGGTGAGGGCATGGATGAGATGGAGTTCACTGAAGCAGAGAGCAACATGAATGACCTGGTATCAGAATATCAGCAATACCAAGATGCCACTGCTGATGAGCAAGGGGAATTtgaagaggaaggagaggaggatgAGGCTTAAGGCAGTTGGTACCAGAGGAACTCTACCAGGCATGTGGTCAGAATGAACTCTGATAATGGTGATAAAGCATGTTCTTCTTGGCCGTGTAGTTGATTATCCTCTGTTGGCATTATGTAACCTTAACAAAGTTCTCTATGTAATAATTGTAAAGTCAAGTTTGATGGCTTTGATCTTAACTTTAAGACACATAAAGGCATGTGTTCAAAATGTctcctggtttgtttgtttaaaataagtcTCCAGT includes:
- the LOC140907047 gene encoding tubulin beta-1 chain-like, translating into MREIVHIQAGQCGNQIGAKFWEVISDEHGIDPTGSYHGDSDLQLERINVYYNEAAGNKYVPRAILVDLEPGTMDSVRSGPFGQIFRPDNFVFGQSGAGNNWAKGHYTEGAELVDSVLDVVRKESESCDCLQGFQLTHSLGGGTGSGMGTLLISKIREEYPDRIMNTFSVMPSPKVSDTVVEPYNATLSVHQLVENTDETYCIDNEALYDICFRTLKLTTPTYGDLNHLVSITMSGVTTCLRFPGQLNADLRKLAVNMVPFPRLHFFMPGFAPLTSRGSQQYRALTVPELTQQMFDSKNMMAACDPRHGRYLTVAAIFRGRMSMKEVDEQMLNVQNKNSSYFVEWIPNNVKTAVCDIPPRGLKMSATFIGNSTAIQELFKRISEQFTAMFRRKAFLHWYTGEGMDEMEFTEAESNMNDLVSEYQQYQDATADEQGEFEEEGEEDEA